Proteins encoded within one genomic window of Coprococcus phoceensis:
- a CDS encoding MobC family plasmid mobilization relaxosome protein, protein MANRKRNIQMKFYVTEDEKRLIDEKMSQLPTRRYGAYLRKMAIDGYIIYTDTADIKAFTKELSAIGRNINQIAKRINAGGPAYQADMDEIRERLDEIWQLQRHILSSQR, encoded by the coding sequence ATGGCGAACCGAAAGCGGAATATCCAAATGAAATTCTATGTTACGGAGGATGAAAAACGGCTCATAGACGAAAAAATGAGCCAGTTACCCACACGCAGATATGGTGCCTACCTCCGTAAGATGGCGATTGACGGGTATATCATCTATACGGACACCGCAGATATCAAGGCATTTACCAAAGAGCTTTCCGCCATCGGGCGGAACATCAACCAGATCGCCAAGCGGATCAACGCCGGAGGTCCTGCGTATCAGGCCGACATGGACGAGATACGGGAAAGGCTGGACGAGATATGGCAGTTACAAAGACACATCCTATCAAGTCAACGCTGA
- a CDS encoding relaxase/mobilization nuclease domain-containing protein encodes MAVTKTHPIKSTLKAAIDYICNPEKTDGKLLVSSYGCAAETADIEFAWTRRHAIDKGTNLGRHLIQAFQPGEVTPEQAHEIGMELAKEILGGKYEFVLTTHIDKDHVHNHLIFNAVSFADHKHYHSNKRSYHYIRRTSDRLCKEHGLSVIIPGQDKGKSYIEHQATQNGTSYKAKLKAAIDRLLPACSNLEELLCRLQREGYEIKRGKYISARAPDQERFTRLKTLGADYTEEALAARIAGRTRPSRQPKQQDGKISLLIDIQNNIKAQQSAGFTHWAKLNNLKQAAKTMNFLTEHGISSYGELESKLTAISARRDTAHAEIKRIESRSAELALVMKHAGTYRQLKPLYDRYRKSNDKEKFLRGHESEIILFEAAARELKRLGAVPLPTTESMKTELANLSAEKERLLAEYKTARTEAQEYETVKQNVDALLAVPKEQEQQRRHELE; translated from the coding sequence ATGGCAGTTACAAAGACACATCCTATCAAGTCAACGCTGAAAGCAGCCATTGACTATATCTGCAACCCGGAAAAGACGGACGGAAAGCTGCTTGTTTCTTCCTATGGCTGTGCCGCCGAAACTGCGGATATCGAATTTGCCTGGACCCGCCGCCATGCCATCGACAAGGGAACGAACCTGGGCCGCCATCTGATCCAAGCCTTTCAGCCTGGGGAGGTCACGCCGGAACAGGCCCATGAGATCGGCATGGAGCTCGCAAAAGAAATCCTGGGCGGCAAGTATGAGTTTGTCCTTACCACCCACATAGACAAAGATCATGTTCATAACCACCTGATTTTCAATGCGGTCAGCTTTGCGGATCACAAGCATTATCATTCCAACAAGCGGAGTTATCACTATATCCGCCGTACCTCCGACCGGCTTTGCAAGGAACACGGTCTGTCTGTCATCATCCCAGGACAGGACAAGGGCAAGAGCTATATTGAACATCAGGCTACGCAGAACGGCACCAGCTATAAGGCAAAGCTGAAAGCGGCCATCGACCGGCTCCTGCCAGCCTGTTCCAACCTGGAAGAACTGCTTTGCCGCCTGCAGAGGGAAGGTTATGAGATCAAGCGCGGCAAGTATATCTCCGCCAGAGCGCCGGATCAGGAACGATTCACCCGTCTGAAAACCCTGGGTGCAGACTACACCGAAGAAGCCCTTGCTGCCCGGATCGCCGGACGCACCAGACCTTCCCGCCAGCCGAAACAGCAGGACGGAAAGATCAGCCTGCTCATTGATATTCAGAACAACATCAAGGCGCAGCAGAGTGCAGGCTTCACCCATTGGGCGAAGCTGAACAATCTGAAACAGGCCGCCAAGACCATGAATTTCCTGACCGAACACGGGATAAGCAGTTATGGAGAACTGGAAAGCAAATTGACCGCAATATCCGCACGCAGGGATACCGCTCATGCAGAGATCAAGCGGATAGAAAGCAGAAGTGCCGAACTTGCCCTTGTGATGAAGCATGCCGGCACTTACCGTCAGCTAAAGCCGCTTTATGACCGATACCGTAAATCGAATGATAAAGAAAAGTTCCTGCGGGGGCATGAGAGCGAGATCATCCTTTTTGAAGCGGCCGCCAGAGAATTGAAACGGCTGGGGGCTGTACCGCTGCCGACAACAGAAAGCATGAAAACGGAGCTTGCCAATCTCAGCGCAGAAAAGGAACGCCTTCTTGCGGAGTACAAAACCGCAAGAACCGAAGCCCAGGAATACGAGACCGTCAAGCAAAATGTGGATGCACTGCTGGCCGTTCCAAAGGAACAGGAACAACAGCGGCGGCATGAACTTGAATAA
- a CDS encoding DUF6050 family protein, with amino-acid sequence MTRSEAIKALFFKSVLPVTVALILYCIFKSACMKNGELDYVWLWILCGLPFGLHRMCLWIVPGGGSLGGGIALFALNFIIGGVIGGFILAWRLIVAVWYVPLTVYRLIVG; translated from the coding sequence ATGACAAGAAGCGAAGCAATCAAAGCATTATTCTTCAAAAGTGTACTGCCCGTGACCGTAGCACTGATCCTGTATTGTATCTTCAAATCCGCCTGCATGAAGAACGGAGAGCTTGACTATGTATGGCTCTGGATACTCTGCGGGCTGCCGTTTGGCCTCCATCGGATGTGCCTCTGGATCGTGCCGGGCGGCGGCTCCCTGGGTGGAGGGATCGCCCTGTTTGCATTGAACTTCATTATCGGTGGTGTGATCGGTGGTTTCATTCTGGCATGGCGGTTGATCGTGGCGGTGTGGTATGTGCCGCTGACGGTGTACCGGCTGATCGTTGGATGA
- a CDS encoding BRO-N domain-containing protein, with protein MDENNSIQLFEDRKIRTAWDEEQEEWYFSVVDVIAVLTDSSNPTDYLKKMRKRDEQLASYLGTNCPQVAMMGATGKKRKVLAATAEQVLRIIQSIPSPKAEPFKLWLAQVGRERIEETIDPEQAIDRALETYQKKGYDTDWIHQRLLSIRVRNELTAEWQERGVQQGKEYAILTDEITKAWSGMTTRQYKKLKGLKKENLRDNMSTMEIVLNMLAEATTTELSKAHQPEGFSESQKIARRGGSYAGQVRQDIEKDTGRPVITSQNAAQLNAVVVDMIESVAETEKPDNDENK; from the coding sequence ATGGACGAAAATAATTCCATCCAGCTTTTTGAAGATAGAAAAATACGCACCGCATGGGATGAAGAACAGGAAGAATGGTATTTCTCTGTTGTGGATGTTATTGCTGTCTTGACAGATAGCTCTAATCCAACAGACTACCTCAAAAAAATGCGTAAGCGTGATGAACAGCTTGCAAGCTACCTGGGGACAAATTGTCCCCAGGTAGCAATGATGGGTGCAACAGGCAAAAAGCGTAAAGTGTTGGCGGCAACGGCTGAACAGGTTTTACGCATTATTCAGTCCATCCCATCACCTAAGGCTGAACCATTCAAACTCTGGCTTGCGCAGGTCGGCCGTGAACGCATCGAAGAAACGATTGACCCGGAACAGGCAATCGACCGTGCATTAGAGACCTATCAAAAAAAGGGATATGATACAGACTGGATTCATCAGCGACTTCTTTCTATCCGTGTCCGTAATGAGCTTACCGCGGAATGGCAGGAGCGCGGCGTACAGCAAGGCAAAGAGTATGCGATTCTCACAGATGAGATCACGAAAGCCTGGTCCGGCATGACTACTCGGCAATATAAGAAGCTGAAAGGTCTGAAAAAAGAAAACCTTCGTGATAATATGAGCACGATGGAAATTGTTCTGAATATGCTGGCAGAGGCAACAACCACAGAACTGTCAAAAGCACATCAGCCGGAAGGATTTTCTGAAAGTCAGAAGATTGCCCGTCGTGGCGGCAGCTATGCCGGTCAGGTTCGACAGGATATCGAAAAGGATACCGGGCGTCCGGTCATCACATCACAGAACGCCGCACAGCTTAATGCCGTAGTCGTTGACATGATAGAAAGTGTAGCGGAAACGGAAAAGCCTGATAATGACGAAAACAAATAA